Part of the Leptotrichia trevisanii DSM 22070 genome is shown below.
AATCTTTTCATATATCACAACCGAAGAAAAAAATTGGTCATAAAAGGCAGTCCATATACCTCTTTCTCGTGGACTGTTTTTTATTTACTATTTTTTTAAAATAAAATTTATACAAAACAAGGAGCCGATAAATTCAGCTCCTCAATTTTTTATACATATTTTCACTTTACAATACTGTTTATTCGTAATCTCCATCTATCCTAACTTTTCGCAAAATCATTCCTTCCTTAGCTTTTAAATCCAACTTGATTTTTCCTGTCGAACCTGTTCTGAATGTTCTGCCTTCTGTTACCAAATCAATAAATCTCTCATCCTGATAATTTGTTTCAAATTCCACATTTTCCCAGCTGTTAAATGAATTATTTATTATAACAATAATTGTATGATCTTCAATTACTCTTTCGTATACAATTATTTCCCTGTCGTTATCAGCGAATATTTCCCTGAATTTACCATAAACAAGAGTTTTATTTTCCAGTCTTATTCTTATTAACTTTTTGTACCATTCAAATAAATCACTATCAACTTTTTGCTGGTAAACTTCATTCTGGTTAATGTGTGACGGATTTTTTTCATCATCGTACATAAATTCCTTCCATAACATCGGTTTTCGGCAGTATGGATCCGTTGCTCCCCACATTCCTACCTCATCACCGTAAAACAGCATTGGTGCACCAATATATGTCATTTGGAATATTGAAATTAATTTTAATATGTCCTTTGGCTTGATTGGACTGTTTCGCCAGTCTATTGTTGTGTTTGGATGATAGTTTGAGGCTAGATCGGGACGTATTCCATTGTATCCTTTTTCAAGCTGTTTTCCTTCTTCCAGATTTCTCCCGATTACATCATTTACAATTCTTGAATAAAGTCTGTCGGTATCATGTGAACCATTCAAATTTTGACTTGCCTGTAAGGCCTGATATGGATACCAAGTTCTTTTTTCACGCAGTTCATTGAAAAAGTCCTGTGCTTTCAGTTTATACCTTACTCCACCTTCTCGACTTTGATTTACAAAGAAACCAATAACTGTTTTTAACCATTCATAGTTCATTACAGTGTCAAATTTGTTTCCACCGTTAATGTCGCCTGCAGCATTTCCCCAAAGTTCCGCAGTAATGTAGGAATCTGTCTTGCTGCCTTTTACAACTTCACGCCATTCATTCCAGAAATTCTGATTTTCAAGACAGTTTGGTACATCAAGACGCCATCCATCAATTCCATCATCTTCCATCCAGTTTTCACTTTCTTTTCCGTCAGGCCCATACATCCATTTTCTCGTAATATTAAAAATATACTCTTTATATTCCTGATTAAACGAGTTAAATTCAGGTAGCGTGTCAAATCCTCCCCAAGCATTGTAAATAGTCCTCTTTCTATTTGCAATAAGAGTTTCGTATGCCTGCTCCTTGCTCATTTCATCAGTTATCGGCACATGCTGTCCAAAATCCGTAAATTTATACCAGTCCTTATATTTAGAATTTTCCCCATCAGCAAGCACCATATTAAATGTCCAATGTTCACTGCTACTATGATTGAAAACCCCGTCAAATATTACACGGATACCATTTTTATGAAATTCCTTTATCAAATCCACCATTATCAAGTCTGACTCCGTCCACACCCAAGTTGATGGATCTTCTGTTTCTCCATAGCCATTTTTTCCACGATTTTCACCATTCAGGTTTACTTCCAGAAGTTTTAGCTCGCTGCTTGTCGAAGCCTTGTTTCCAAGCACATCCACATACGATTTATTCCCGTATTTATTATTTTTATTAATTTCCACATCATGAGTTTTTCCACTTGTCTTTATCGTCCCAAAGTCTGGTGAAATATGTCTAAAGTCATTTGCCCCATATTTATGGTTCTGATATGAGAAAAACACTGGATTTAGCCATACGGCATTAATTCCGAGTTCCTTCATATATGGTATTTTTTCTTTTATTCCCTGTAAATCTCCACCATACATTCTGGCATATTTTAAGCTGTAATCAATTTCACGCTCCCCCAATTTTTCCCAGACTACCTGTTCCCTGAAATCAGCAGTCCAACGGTTTCTATCAAACTGCCCAATTACATTGTTACTTTTTTCCCATCTATAGTCCTCTATGAAGTTCTGTTCATGAAGCCTGTTTGGTTTAAATGCTTCTGGCCCAAACTCATTGAAAATTGGATCATTGTAATGATTTCCATTGTAAAATCTGTCTGGGAAAATATTGTACCAGATTGCCTCTTTTGCCCAGTTTGGTACATCAAATAGCTGTATATCCTTAGAAGTTGTATTTACAATTAATCTTTTTGGCTTGCTGTAACTCAATGTTTTTCCGTTAAAATACGCTCTTGAGCCGTTATCTTCAAGAATAAAATAATACAAAAGTTTTTTTGCCTCTTTACCAAAATTTATTATTCTTTCAAAATAATCAAATCCGTTTGTCTTATCCTGATACCTTTCCAGCTCATAAATCATCTCATAATTATCTTCCTCATGTAAAACAACACTAATATAAGCTCGTTCCACATCATTCATCTGAGTTCTTATTTTAAACTCATATTCGTTGTCTGAAAGCTTGTTAAAATATTGCAAACTGTCATAATTATGCACAATAGCCTTCAAATTCGTATTTTTATCAATCGCTTCATATACAAATTTTCCAGTTCCCAAATCTCCTTGTGGAAACAATGCTCCGTTTTCTCCAATTATCAATTTTTTATTTTCATTTTCAGGATACCATTTCCCGTCAATCAGATATTTGTATTCATAAACTCCCTCAGGCGAAGCCAGTATCACTTCATAATTTGTTCCTTCAAAATGATGAATAGGCTCAGTATCAGGCTTCCAGTTATTAAAGTTCCCTGCAATTTCAACTTTATCAGCCTTTTCCAATCCAAAATCAGCAATATCCAAATTCATTCTGTAAAATTTCATTTTTGTTAATGAAATCGTCTTTTTTGAAGGATAATATTCTACATAGATATCTATTCCTTTTTGAAATCCAGTTATTGATTTTGGTGGCAAATTATCATCTACCACAGCCTCAAATCTTTTTGCAAATGGAGCAGTATGGCTATAAGTTACTCCGCTTATAACACCACTTTCCTCGTTTTTTATTTCAAAAAAATAGCTTCCTGATTCAACATTTCCCCATTTGTATATAAAATTTTCCCAATTCTGTTTTAAGTTCTCTTCCTTATAAAATTTGTTGTCCTTATAAATTACAATTTTATAGCCCATTTTTTTCTCCTAATTATCTACTCATTCTTTAATCTAACTCAAAAAA
Proteins encoded:
- a CDS encoding alpha amylase N-terminal ig-like domain-containing protein produces the protein MGYKIVIYKDNKFYKEENLKQNWENFIYKWGNVESGSYFFEIKNEESGVISGVTYSHTAPFAKRFEAVVDDNLPPKSITGFQKGIDIYVEYYPSKKTISLTKMKFYRMNLDIADFGLEKADKVEIAGNFNNWKPDTEPIHHFEGTNYEVILASPEGVYEYKYLIDGKWYPENENKKLIIGENGALFPQGDLGTGKFVYEAIDKNTNLKAIVHNYDSLQYFNKLSDNEYEFKIRTQMNDVERAYISVVLHEEDNYEMIYELERYQDKTNGFDYFERIINFGKEAKKLLYYFILEDNGSRAYFNGKTLSYSKPKRLIVNTTSKDIQLFDVPNWAKEAIWYNIFPDRFYNGNHYNDPIFNEFGPEAFKPNRLHEQNFIEDYRWEKSNNVIGQFDRNRWTADFREQVVWEKLGEREIDYSLKYARMYGGDLQGIKEKIPYMKELGINAVWLNPVFFSYQNHKYGANDFRHISPDFGTIKTSGKTHDVEINKNNKYGNKSYVDVLGNKASTSSELKLLEVNLNGENRGKNGYGETEDPSTWVWTESDLIMVDLIKEFHKNGIRVIFDGVFNHSSSEHWTFNMVLADGENSKYKDWYKFTDFGQHVPITDEMSKEQAYETLIANRKRTIYNAWGGFDTLPEFNSFNQEYKEYIFNITRKWMYGPDGKESENWMEDDGIDGWRLDVPNCLENQNFWNEWREVVKGSKTDSYITAELWGNAAGDINGGNKFDTVMNYEWLKTVIGFFVNQSREGGVRYKLKAQDFFNELREKRTWYPYQALQASQNLNGSHDTDRLYSRIVNDVIGRNLEEGKQLEKGYNGIRPDLASNYHPNTTIDWRNSPIKPKDILKLISIFQMTYIGAPMLFYGDEVGMWGATDPYCRKPMLWKEFMYDDEKNPSHINQNEVYQQKVDSDLFEWYKKLIRIRLENKTLVYGKFREIFADNDREIIVYERVIEDHTIIVIINNSFNSWENVEFETNYQDERFIDLVTEGRTFRTGSTGKIKLDLKAKEGMILRKVRIDGDYE